The following is a genomic window from uncultured Draconibacterium sp..
AAATCTTTGCACGATTCACATTGACCAATTTTTGTCCATTCTCTGTTTCGAAAGGGTTGAAATTTGTTTTCCCAAACCTCATAAAGATTATCCGTGTAAATGTTTCCTTGTGAAAAGCTTCGATCGATATTTGGGCAAGCAGAAATCGAACCGTCTATAAGAATCGAACCAATATTAATCCCTGCTCTACAAAAAAAGTACGAATCCCTTACCAATGGTTCATATTTACCTACATACCCCTCGCAACTAAATTTAACATCAATCTCTTTGGATTTTCGACATGCTGCTATAAAATCCATTAATTGAACAAATTGATTGTCAGTTAACAACAAATCTGGATTATGAACGGCTCTCCCGATAGGAATAATTGTAAATAATCTCCATCCCTTGACATTTTTCGAAATTAACAATTCTCTTATTTGTTCAAGTTCATTGATATTCCGTTGATTTACACAAGTTACAATATCGAAGTTGATACGATTGGAAGATGATGCTAATTCAATTGCATTTATTACTTTATCGAAACTCTTTTCATTATTTCTCAACCAATTGTGAGATTTCTTGAATCCGTCTAAACTAATTGTCAATGCACCTATTCCTGCATTTAGTAATGAAATATGTCTTTGTTTATCGTATAAATGTCCGTTTGAAACTATCGACCATTTAAAACCTCGTTTTCGCAGTTCTTTTCCACAAAGCTCTAAATCCTTTCGTAAAAGAGGTTCTCCGCCCGTAAATACAACCGTAAAATTTTTTGGTTTATTCTTTATTGTGTCAATTGCTTTTAAAAAATCAGCAGCAGGCATGTCTCGATGCAAGCTATCTTTTGAGCAATCACTTCCACAATGCAGGCAATTTAAATTACATCGTGTAGTACACTCCCAAAACAAATAATTCAGTTCGTGCCGTTTTGTTTCTGAATCTTTAAATTTTCGGAAACTGTATTTTTTTATTGATGATAGCATTTATTTTTCTTCCAACACTATATCTAAATACACATTTTCACTCAAATCTGTCAATACTGTATCCTTATCAACATATAGTCCGTTTTGATTAGAATCAATATCTTGAAATTGAAGTTTTAACCCTTCAAGCATTTCTGTGTAAAACGAAAACTTACCATTTTCATCAGTCAGCTCATATTGCATATTATCGGCAACTGAAACTTTAATTCCTTTAATTGGTAATCCTGATGTATTAGCTTTTACTTGTCCTTCAATTAATAAATCAAGTCCAAAATCTTGAGGTGTTCCATAGCACGCCTGAAAAATAAACATAGCAGATGTCAAACTTAACCCTCCAACTATTTTTCTAATTACATTTCTTTTCATGTTAATCATTTTCTTTATGACGGTTTTTAATATCACTAGGTTGCTTTTACAAAGAATGCTAACGACAGTCTGACGGTTAGTACATGTTGTCGTGGCGGATTTCGAAGAGCGTTCCTGCCCGAAGAACGCGGAACTGCGAAACGAGAATCCGCAGTTGGCGTACCACTGCCCCCCGCCCTGCAATATGGACTTTGTTGGCGGTAGTTATTTTGGCATAAACCTATTTGGGTCTTCTTTCTCTTTACGTCTTTTTATACGTTCAGCCTCTTCTGCGGCTTGTTGTTTCAATTTTTCGTCCTCTTCTAATTTTTCTTCACGAATGGTCTTTGCCGATTTAAAATCTGAATTTATGTTAGATTTTATTTGCTTATTTTGGTATCCAAGATTTGTCCAAGCAGACACATTATCTTTCTTAATCTGAAGTACTCCGTATAATACAGCTATTCCAACTAATCCAAATAACGATTGCACAATACCTAATCCAATGCTCAAGTTTACTACCAAGGCAGCAATACTTGTGGCAAGAAATCCCCAAAATCCAATTTTCATCCATTTAAACAACAAAATTGAGAAAGTTACATTACCAACTCCAAAAATTGCTAAAAGAATCAACATTGAATTTGAAATCCCTCCTGGGAAATTTTGAGCAATCATGTCTCCAGCAAATAGATATAAAATAGCTGTCAATGAATTAGCAATAATCATCAATATTAACCATGCCGTTACACAACCATGTCGTTGTTTTGAATTACTTGTCAACTCGCTCAATTTTTCCATTTATCATATATTTTAAGTTCTACTCATTTGGCATTTCAGTTTCAAACTGTTATTTAATTGATTTAAGGTCTCTAATATTATATAGCCGATCCGTTATTAAACCTATTTCTTTAAGTGTTCTTTTTATTGAGTTTGTCAGAGTTAAATTTCAAACACTTGATTTTGTTTTTATAATTACCGCCAACGGTCACTTGTATGTGGTCGGGCGGGATTTCGAAGAGAAATCCTGTCAGACCCGCAGGAAAGTGGGCGAAAGGTCTGACTTGTCAGACCGCTGAAACCCCCGCCTGCCATATTACAATTTGTTACCAACCGTATTTAATTTCTTTTTTATCTCAATAGCTTTTTTATTCATTGTTTTCCATTCCCCTGTCTCAATAAATTCATCAATCAAAGGAAGATTTTTAGGTGTTATATCTGCAATTGCATTTAGAGTTTCATCAAATTTCGATAACAATTTCAATTCAGTAGGATTAAATATTTGTATAAAATCATCTGACGCTGGAAAATAATAATCTTCCCATTGACAGAATAATTCATCAGAGACTTGCGCTATTGGAACGTTTCTTTGATACTCCAATTGGCTTTCTTTTGATGCCCACAAGTCAATCACTCCGAACACGTTATTTCTTGTCAAGTCGATGAATTCCTCCTCGCTTATACTTTTTCCTTTAGTTTCAGTTCCTTCAATAGGTTTATTGATTTTATTTCTCAACGGTCTTTTTTTTATTTTTACTCGATAGTAATAAATTGGTGCATACAATGCGTTGAAAAAGAAAAGAGGAAATATTGATTTTGAATACCTGTCATACTTAAACAGAAACCATAAGCAATACCCCCCAAAAAAGAAGACTATTAAATTTAAGGATGTCGCAACCATATTAAAGATTGTCCGGTCTTTGCTGAATAGAATTTTGTCTATTGTTTCAGGGAATATAATTGCAATAAAAGGCAGTAGAATTACTGAAATTAGGAATATCAGATTTATTAGAAATGAGACAAATACTATTTTATCGAGTAGTTTCATTTGGTCTTTTCAATATGGTTGGTAACTATTGTCCATCATCATTGTCGTTATATCGTTAATAGCATAAAAAAATTGTCATTACCAAAAAACGGAGTGATAACAATACTTTTATGTTTGGTGCAATTTCAACGATTGATATTTCAGGCCGCGCATTCAACGGTTATGGTTTTTATTGAGGTTTAAAGTTAGCATAATAAGAAAATAAAACAATACAGATAAGTTTTCTGCAACGACGCGTATCTCACGCGGGGTTTATTACTTCTTTAGGCTATAGTTTAGCCACGCGACTGAATCACGGGATAGCGGGAGGACAGAACCGGGCTTTAGCCCTTAAGGCTTACTGCAGGCGGGTTCCCAAATAGCCACATTCACAAAATATTGTAACTGACTGATTTTTCGTCTTCTTCAGCTAACGAAGCTGGTTTCAAACGTGTTTTTTCTTGAGCACAGGACATAGTTGGAGGGACAAAACATTTCGTTTTAAAGGGCTATCATTCAGGTAATAGTTTATTATTACCCCTCGGCTATTGGGAGCGACCAAAAAAAGCTACTCAACAGTCTTTGGAGAAACAAGCAAGAACTGTGGTAACTTTAGCGGAAAGTCCGGTTGCCGGCCAGCTAAAATCAGGTGATTGGTAATTATTCGCTCGCTTTTTGGGAAACATGCACTGTAGTAAAAATAATAAGCATCATTAACAAAGCCATAACTGCCCCCGACAGGAAACTAGCTTCCAGACCGCCCAATGCATAAAATGCACCTACCAGCAAAGGGCCAAAGGTTTGTCCGCCGCGCAGCACCATGGAATTTAACGACATAAAAGCTGCCCGCTCGTTAATACCCGCATAACCAACCAGCATATTTTGAATGGATGGGATGGTAATGCCATGCCCAAAACCAAATACAATTACGGCAACACCCAACATTAAATAACTATTGGCTCCAAGCATTAGCAACGAAGCCAGCATATAAAATGCGCTACCGATAATCAGCTGTCGTTTTTGCCCCAGCAGGCGATTAAGCCGTGCCAGTTGCGAGCTCATAATAGCTGTTGTTATCGACATCAGCGACATCATCAGCCCAATGCGCGAAGAATTGGCACCGAGGCGTTTTTCCATCATCAGCGGAAAGTATGTAAGGTAGGTACCATAAAAAATAAGGAACAGAATAAAACTGAAAGCGAAAAGCCCCCAAACCGTACGTTGATTAATGGCAAGCCAAACGCGCCCAAAATACGAACGTAATTTTGCTTTGTTCTTCAGTTCCGGATCTTTCAGCCCCTTCATTACCCAAATCCCCAGCGGAATGGCCAAAATGGGCAAAGCAAAAATATACTGCCAGCCCAAAATAGCAATCACCCCTCCAACTGCCGGATACGATGCAGTGGCAATACTCAGCACACTGGCATTGTAGCCCATTACAGCGGTACGTTTCTTCCCCTCGAAAAGATCGCCAACCAGCGTAATATTCATACTTGATAAAGAACTCGCCCCAGCTCCCTGTAGAAACCGGAGCACCAGCAACGTATAGAATCCAGGAGCAAACATACAGGCAAATCCTGCAAATCCGAAGATAAATAACGAGGGGACCAACACCACTTTCCGCCCATAACGATCGGCTAAAATTCCGGTAAAAGGCGTAAGAAAAATACCGGGCAGCGTAAAGGCGACAATAAGCCACCCCACCTGTTGCGGACTAATATCGAAATAACGGATAATATCGGGGAAAGCAGGTGTAATACTTGCCACACCCATCATAGCAATAAGTGTTACCCCAAAAATGAAATAGAGATTTTTATTTTTAAATACAGATGTTTCGGCCATACTTACAATTTGTGCCCCTAAATGTACTAAAAATGATAAGAGCTTAAACCGATGAATAAGATCCGGGAATATATATTGATTAAGTCAAAAAAGCGAACCCTCTGTTTTTCCAAAGAGGTATTATTAGATTAAAAATGTATCATAGCCGAAAAACAATCTGCAATGTTCTTATTCGCTTTTAGTACTGCATAAGCTTCGGGATACAGATATTTCTCGCGATTCAGGTAATTACTAATAAGCAGACAATGCAAAGCAGACAATTCATCAAGTTGGTTCACCAACTGCATCTGAGTTTTAAGTTTACGCAACAACTTTGCCTGATGCAATTGTTTCATTAGCAATGCAAGTTCACTGGCTGATAAATTTTTCAGCCCCGACAGTTTAGTATCCATGTTTTCGCTAGAATTGCTCTCAGGAGTTGTTCTGCCGAAATTCTCAGGAACCAAATTTTCGGTGTGCTGATTAACGATATTCCACAAAGTGAGGCAGGTAAACGCAGCCCCTCTCACCAAGGTTTCATTAGCTACATTTACCGTTGCGCCACTTTCTGCATCGGTTACTTCATGCTTTTCCCGGTTAACTTTAACCAGGTCTTTTTTTGTGTATTTGGCGATTTTCGAGTCAGGATGATTCAACAAGGTAAATAGTTGAAAATAATCCAGCTCGCTGAATTCTTTATGACCGGCTTTGGTTAGAGGCTTGTTATCAGGCACTGAAAATCCAAGAAAACTTCCTGCGTAGTCCCAAAAAAGGGTGAGCTGAATTGGGTAACAAATGCCAGTTTCGCAGGCTTCGGTAAAGACATCGCGGGTGAAGAAAAGCGGATCGCCATCGGTTGTAGAAACAAGTTTTGTGCTATCGTTTTTTAGTACCGACGAAACAATCTGCACCTCATCCGAATACATCGGAAAAGTTACAGTTTCACTCGAGGATTGCTTGTTGCTGATATTTGCAACAAGAAATAACAAAACACTAAAAAGGACGGATACACTATTCATTACAGCGCATTTAAAAAATCGAGCAGTGCCTCACGATCGGCAGTACTTAGCGCTTTGAAATCGTCTTTCGCATCTTTTGCTTCGCCATCGTGCCACAAAATGGCTTCGGTTATACTGCGTGCCCGGCCATCGTGCAAAAAAGTTGTATGTCCGCTGGTAACACTGCTTAAACCAATTCCCCAAAGCGGTCGCGTTTTCCACTCTTTACCATTCGCTTTAAACTCGGGCCGGTTATCGGCCAGTCCATCGCCCATATCATGCAAAAGCATATCGGTGTACGGATAAATCACCTGATTACTCACCTCAGGTACACCTTCCAGCGTTCCAGTGGTAAAAGATGCTGTGTGGCAATTAATACAGCCAATTTCATCAAAAACCTTACGTCCTTTAATCACTGTCGGGTCATCAAAATTCCGTGCTGCGGGCACCGCCAGTGTTTGCGAATAAAAAGTAACATCTTCCAAAACTTTCATATCAATCTCGGTTGAATCGGAAAGTTCAGTTTCCCCATTAGTTTGCCCATATGAACTCTCAATCGGACGAACAGGGTTTGTAATACCCATGTCTCCGTTATAAGCCCCAGCACTTTGTACAAGAATACTGGGAGCACCTGCCTTCCATCCAAAACGGCCCAATGCGATTCTTTTATTGGCCGGATCCCACACATAATTGGCTTTCCCCGAGATCCCGTCGTCATCGTTATCATTTTCATCGGCAAGCGCCAAAATATCCGATTCAGGAATGGCTTCCAGCAATCCCAATCCAAATACCGGCATTGCAATTCGCGGAGAAATCAACACATCAGATGGCAGCGACATGTACGGATCTTCAATTGCATACACCGGTTTTTGGAGAGTGATAATGGTACCATCAGCAAGTATTTCATCAATATATTCGTAATTAACGGCCAGCGAAGCTTCTTTCTGATAACCGTAAATTGCCTGGTGTTGCAACTGGGTACCAAAGCCCGGAACCGGAGCCGGGCCTCCATGCTCATCCTGTCCTTCCACACTGATTCTAAAAAAGAAGCCACTCATATCGTTAATATTAGCCGGAGGTACAGCACGCCCATCAGCAACATGACATCCTATGCAAGAGTTATGATTAAAAATTGGCCCCAGCCCTCCGTTTACCGGAGCATCTCCGGAAACAAAAATAGCCTCAAATGCCAAATCTCCATCCAAATGTTTTTTAAGACTTTCTCCTGATAAATTGGGTGCCGGCGTTGAAAAAGCTTTGCTACTTTGCATAAATACAGTAGTAGCCCCCCCGGCGAGTTCACCTTCAATTTTTGAAGGGTGTGGGTCGTCGGTCTTACAAGCATTAAAAGATATAAATATTGCTAAAATACCGGTTACCCACAACCGATTTTTGATTTTCTTGTCAGATTGAACCATAGTAAACGTTGTATTGAATGGCCTCAACTATTTATTTTGTCAATGCGTCTTTTACTTTTTTCAGCGAATCGAAAAGATCATTGCATGCACCAGTAGCAGCATCAGTAGCGACTTGGTTTGATAAATTGTTACGGAAAGGCTCACCAATGTTACTTATTTCTGTTTTGGCCGCTGCAATATTGGCTTTCACTTCTGCGTCGAGATCTGCTGATTTTTCTTTTACGATGTCAGAAAGACTGCTGCCCCTGTCGATTTCAAGACCTCCCATGTATACATTTTCAATACTTTGGATATTGTTTTTGAAATCGGTGAGCGAGTTCCAGCTGTACCACGATTCAACATCTAATACATTCCCTGATTCTACCGGATCGGCAATTTTTGCATTACCCACTTCGTCGGCAATATCCATCGCTCCCTGAATGATTTCTTCCAGAGCAGCATACTGCGAAACATAACGACTACCACTTAATCCGGCATTAATCAGTTCGTTACCAAAAGCATCGCCAACTTCAATCTCAGCAGCCTCCAGCAAACTTTGTTTTTGCGATGTCAGGTTGTCACTTCCATTCCACCATGCTTCCAGCGTAATACAATCTTCGGCAAGCACTTGTGCCACCGCTTCAAGATACGTTAACTCAGCTGCCGAGAAGCTGGCTGCAGCACGCGGTCCTCCATTGCGGAACAATAGGTATTCAACAGCATGAAATCCACGAAGTGAAGCTCCCAAACTATTTCTAACATAATCTGAATTCATTGAAATTGTTTCGTCTTCAACATCAGCAAGAACCTGATCGAGTTGGTCCTTATCGAGTGGCCATGAGTCGAGGAGTGGATCGAGGTTATTAAAGGCTGCTGGTCCAAACAAAAAGGCTTCGCTTTTTTCCCAATATTCACGAGTATCTTTCCAGGCCTCAGCCGCAGCTACAACTTCGTCATCAGTTAGTTCAGAATTAAATCCCTGAATAACATCAACCAACTGAATAGCATTGGTGGCCATATTTCCGTAAGTCGTAATTACCGTTTTATTGGTATAATCGGTAATCATTTGTGTAATTTTTTCATCGCGCTCACCAACATCGGCAACATCATCGTCATCGGAACAGGCAACAATAAAAAGCGCCAGCAAGCCGGTGAGAAATAGAAATGGATTAAATTTTTTCATAACATCTATAATTTTGAATTATTTGAATATACCCGAGAAAGTAACTCCCAAGCTAAATGTGTTTTCCTGATTATATGGTTTGTCGAATACACGCATACTGTATTCGGCTTTTAATGCGATTTGAGGAATAGGGAAATAGTTGAGACCAACAGTATATAACTGTCGTTTGTACCGGGTATCGGCAAGCATTCCCGACACCGTATTTTGCATCGAATTGTAATAGGTATAATGCAAAAAGGTGTAGAGTTGGTCTTCGGTATGAGGGAAAAACGAAAGCACATTGTAGCCGGCTTCGACCATTACTGACATCGCATTTTTAGCTACATCGGTATGCGGAGAAGGTGCCGCAGATGGCAGATTTTTATTGATTTTCGAAATTTCTGCGGACTCAGCAAGATCACCGTAAATAAAACATGCGCGGGCAATCCAGTTTTTCGAGTTGTATTCTGCATCAAAAGAACCAATTAAAACCGTTCCATCCAATCCATCATAACGGTCGGCTTTTAAGCTGTTACCAGCACTGTTGCCAACATATCCGCTAATTCCCATACGTAATCCGTTTATCGAATAGTTGTCGATTCTGAAAGCACCCGCCAAGCTGCTTGCCAATTTGTATTCGTAAGCTGAAACGCTTCCGCCATTAACCCAATTGGCCGAGCCAAAAGCATCGACATCAAGCCCGTTTACAAGCATAAATTCGTAGTTCCACATACGCAAGCGGCCATGAACGCTGATTCCGTTTTCGTGCCAGGTTTGCGGAATTATAGTGCTCTCCCCTTCCGGGCGCATTACATTGAAGTATTCAGTAGGCAAATGTCTATAGTTAGTCAATCCAACCGGAACGATAATATGACCGGCACGTATATTAAAACTCGAACTAAAGCTTTTTTCAATCCAGAATTGCTCCAACACAACTTCGCCTCCTTTTTCAACTTCCTGTTCATATTCGCCAAATTCTTCAGCTTCAATCTCCATTTCGGAACCAACACCTCCATGTTCCAACTCAATCTCACTGCCAATTTTCCAGCCACCTCCAAAATCGTAGTTCAGGAAAAGCACAAGGTGTGGAACATCGGTTTGCGCCCTGCTTACTTTGTCTTTAAAATTTTCGGGGTAGGTGTAGCGGTTAAAATCCGCACTGTAATCGAAATGACGATAAACCACCTCGCCATAACCTCCAATAGTAAGATTTGATGATTTTTGATTATTTTCTTGTGCTAAAACATTTTGCCCAAAAACCAGCAGGGTAAGCCCCAATGCAAACGTAACTAACTTCATAGATAAATAGATTTTGGGACAAAAGTAGACTGAGAGCAAGTGCGGGTCAATCCCCTTTACTTGGGATTTTTCAGGAGGAAAACATGTCTAAAATCAATAGTTCTTCAATTATTCCACATAAAAGACAATAAAAAAAACAAGCCAACAATACCTCATTTTCAACAAATTAAAGACACCCTTCCAATAAAATTAGAATAAAATATCCGTTACTCCTATAAATAGGGATATGACATAACGAAAGGGGAAGCACCATTTTGTGTATTCCTTCTTTTTATTTCGAACTTATTTCAAATTCTCTTCAAACAGTTTAAAAATGCGTTTGTATTCGTCGGTCCAACTGCTGGGTTCAACAAACCCGTGAGCCTCTACCGGATAAACCGCCAGTTCCCAGTTTTCTTTGCCCAACTCAATAAGGCGCTGAGTTAAGCGCACGATGTCCTGAAACTCTACATTATCATCTACCATTCCGTGGCACATCAATAAGTTGCCTTCCAGTCCTTCGGCAAAGTTTATGGGTGAACTTTTTGCATATGCAATGCTGTCCTGCACCGGTGTATTCAGAATATTGGCTGTGTAACCGTGGTTGTAGTGCGCCCAGTCGGTTACCGAACGCAAAGCTGCTCCGGCAGCAAACGTTTCCGGTTCGTTAAACATCGCCATCAGCGTGATAAAACCGCCGTATGAACCACCGTAAATTCCAATCCGCTCGGGCGAAACACTGTATTTATCCACTAACAATTTTGCTCCATCTACCTGGTCCGACAGATCAAGACCACCCATCCAGCGATAAATTCCGGTGCGCCAGTCGCGGCCATAACCGGCACTTCCACGATAATCGATATCCAGCACTGTATAACCATTATCTACCAAAATATTATGGAACTGATATTCGCGGAAATAGTCGCTCCACCATTTGTGCGCATTTTGCAGGTAACCGGCACCGTGCACAAAAATCACTGCCGGTCCGTTTTGCTCCGGCGACTCAGGACGATATAAACGAGCGTGTACTTCGGCACCATCTTCAGCATTAAAAGTTATGTATTCGGGCATTCGCCAATTGTATTTGTTAAAAGCATCGGTAGTTGAGTGCGTCAACTGCTCAGCTTCTGCACCGGCTTTATTCTCCTGCAAATACAATTCCCAGGGTTTGTTGCCCTCCGAGTGGCGAATGGCCAAATATTTCTCATCAGGCGAAAGTGTTACTTCGTTTCCGCCTTCCATTGATGTGATTTGCGTTAGCTTACCACCCCAAACCGGCATTTTGTAAAAGTGTGTCACGCCAGGGTACTCTTTATTGGCTATGAAATAGAAACTTTTTTTATCGTTTGATATGGATGCTTCCGAAACTTCAAACTCGCCTTTGGTAAGCGTTATTTTCTTTTTTGTTTTGCAGTTAACAGCGTACAAGTGTGAGTAGCCCGACTCCTCGGAATGAAACCAAACCGATTCCCCATCAGGCATCCAACCTATGTTTCCGGTTGACATTCCCCAACCGCCAATTCCGGGGCCACCAATCCACGCCTCATCGCGCTGACGGTCGAGTAATTCCAAATCGCCTTTTTCAGGATTGAGCAGCAAAATCCAGCGGTCTTTATTGTCTTGCGACAGCGCCACAACTACCGCCATATCTTCCGATTCATTCCAGAGTGGTCCCAACAGATTTAATTCACGGTCTTTTACTTCTGCGCCTTCTTTTGGCAACCGTTCCGGGTAATCACTCAGGTAATCGGGCAAATCTTTCAAGCCGGGAATTTGTGTTTTATCAATCGTAATCAGCTTGTTGTTTTTCAAATCATAAATTCCCATTTCTACCGACGCCTGCGGACTTCCCACTTTGGCACGGGCATTCTTTTCTTCAGTATAGCCCGACTCCGTAACATGATGCGTTACCGAAGTAGCTTGTGCGTTGGCAGCTCTTTCGTAAAGACTGTAAATAATGTAATCGCCGGTCGGACTTAACGAAATATCGCTCAACAACTTACTCCCGATATATATTTCTAATGGCTCGGCTTCTTTCTCCGCTTCCTCGCGGTTTTCGCGTACTTTATTTTTAGCCTCACGTTCCTTCAAAACCACAAACAATTCTTTTTGCTGATCTTCCAGCCATTTGGCTTGCTCCGACGAAGGCTGCTCCTTTTTTTCGTTCCCCGAAACAAAGTTGGTCAGCTGCGTAATCAGTCCGGTTTTCAGATCGATAGTGAATAAATTATTGTCCTTTGTAAACGCAATTTTCGAATCGCCTAAAACAAATTCGGGCGACGAAACACGCTCCAGCCAGGCTGTTAGCTGCTTTTCTTTACCATTTTTAATATCAAGCAAATAAAGATTCCCATTTCGGGTATAAACCTTTTTTGATTTGTCGCTGTTGTAATCGCCGCGATGGCCAGGCAGTGTACTTTTCTCTGCCAAACTTACTTTCTCTATTTCTCTGATCAACAGATCATACGCGTACAATGACTCAAGCGGATCTTGCTCCGGATTCCATTTAAAATAGATTTTTGCCCCATCTTCACTCCAACTTATATCGCTTGGCAAAGTCCCGATCCATTTGGCAGGATCCTGCATTATCGTTTCAATGGAAAGTAAACTTTTATTGAGTTGGCTAACCTGACTAAATGCTGAAAAAGTAAACAGAATAAAAAATGACAGAATAAAATGTCTCATGAGTGCAGTTTCTTTTTAGTGTTTTTCTCGAAGGCATCTAAATTAACACTTTTAGTAAAATGAATTCGTATAAAGAACTTGTATATTCTTAATTCAAAAAATATAGATTTGCAGTATAAAACAGTTCGTAATGCAGTGCTCAAAGCTTAAAGTCAATTTTTATGAAGGTATTTAAATTTGGAGGTGCATCGGTAAAAGATGCAGCCGCCGTGAAAAATGTTTTTGAGATTATTAATAGTGAAAAAGGCAACCTTGCCGTTGTTATTTCGGCTATGGGAAAAAGTACCGATCTGCTGGAAACATTGATAAAAACCTACTTCAACAGCGACGACGAAAAATGGACCATCTTCAATAACTTTAAAAATTACCACATCGAAATTATTGGCGATCTGTTTGGAGAAAAAGGAATGCCACAGGGTGTTTACGAACTGTTTACCGAATTGGAACACAAATTGAATTCGCGCCCTTCGTACGATTTTAATTTTGAGTACGACCAAATTATTTGTTTTGGCGAGCTTATTTCTACCCGAATTGTTAGCGACTACATTACTGCAACCGGTCATAAAAATGTATGGATAGACATTCGCAACTGCCTGAAAACCGACGACACGTTCCGCGATGCCCGTGTTGATTGGGAATGGACCGGGCAACTGATCCGCGAGGAATTCTCGTTCTCGGAAACAAGCTTATATATCACCCAGGGTTTTATCGGCTCTACAACCACCAACCTCACTACCACTCTGGGTCGCGAGGGATCGGATTTTACAGCTGCCATTATTGGTAGCTCGTTAAAGGTTGAGAGCGTGTCTATATGGAAAGACGTTCCCGGAGTTTTAAGTGGCGACCCTAAAAAAATGAGCGATACGGTGATGATCAACGAATTGTCGTACAAAGAAGCGGTGGAGATGACACATTCGGGAGCAAAAGTTATTCACCCAAAAACCATGCAGCCGCTACACAACGAAGGAATTCCGCTGCTGGTAAAATCGTTTGTTGAACCGCAAAATCCGGGCACTGTTATTCATAAGATCAATCATAAAATTGAGCTGCCTCCAATTTTTATTCTGAAAGAAAACCAGGTGCTGATCACCCTTTCAGCACTCGATTTCTCAATAATCTCGATCAGTGATATTGAGCATGTGGTAAAATTTCTGATGGAAAAATTGATTACGGTTACGCTAATGCAACAATCGGCCATCGACCTGAATATTGTTGCCGATGCATCAGACGAAAATCTGGAGGAAATTTTTAGTGAACTTTCAACAGATTACAATATCCGGTACAACACCGATCTTACGCTGGTAACCATCCGGCACTACACCGAAGAAGTACTCGACTGGATGG
Proteins encoded in this region:
- a CDS encoding TIGR04133 family radical SAM/SPASM protein, translating into MLSSIKKYSFRKFKDSETKRHELNYLFWECTTRCNLNCLHCGSDCSKDSLHRDMPAADFLKAIDTIKNKPKNFTVVFTGGEPLLRKDLELCGKELRKRGFKWSIVSNGHLYDKQRHISLLNAGIGALTISLDGFKKSHNWLRNNEKSFDKVINAIELASSSNRINFDIVTCVNQRNINELEQIRELLISKNVKGWRLFTIIPIGRAVHNPDLLLTDNQFVQLMDFIAACRKSKEIDVKFSCEGYVGKYEPLVRDSYFFCRAGINIGSILIDGSISACPNIDRSFSQGNIYTDNLYEVWENKFQPFRNREWTKIGQCESCKDFKDCQGNGFHNWHGNKENVLVCHNEKIEKTTCGNKEHISMRGWCGS
- a CDS encoding MFS transporter, whose amino-acid sequence is MAETSVFKNKNLYFIFGVTLIAMMGVASITPAFPDIIRYFDISPQQVGWLIVAFTLPGIFLTPFTGILADRYGRKVVLVPSLFIFGFAGFACMFAPGFYTLLVLRFLQGAGASSLSSMNITLVGDLFEGKKRTAVMGYNASVLSIATASYPAVGGVIAILGWQYIFALPILAIPLGIWVMKGLKDPELKNKAKLRSYFGRVWLAINQRTVWGLFAFSFILFLIFYGTYLTYFPLMMEKRLGANSSRIGLMMSLMSITTAIMSSQLARLNRLLGQKRQLIIGSAFYMLASLLMLGANSYLMLGVAVIVFGFGHGITIPSIQNMLVGYAGINERAAFMSLNSMVLRGGQTFGPLLVGAFYALGGLEASFLSGAVMALLMMLIIFTTVHVSQKASE
- a CDS encoding di-heme oxidoredictase family protein, giving the protein MVQSDKKIKNRLWVTGILAIFISFNACKTDDPHPSKIEGELAGGATTVFMQSSKAFSTPAPNLSGESLKKHLDGDLAFEAIFVSGDAPVNGGLGPIFNHNSCIGCHVADGRAVPPANINDMSGFFFRISVEGQDEHGGPAPVPGFGTQLQHQAIYGYQKEASLAVNYEYIDEILADGTIITLQKPVYAIEDPYMSLPSDVLISPRIAMPVFGLGLLEAIPESDILALADENDNDDDGISGKANYVWDPANKRIALGRFGWKAGAPSILVQSAGAYNGDMGITNPVRPIESSYGQTNGETELSDSTEIDMKVLEDVTFYSQTLAVPAARNFDDPTVIKGRKVFDEIGCINCHTASFTTGTLEGVPEVSNQVIYPYTDMLLHDMGDGLADNRPEFKANGKEWKTRPLWGIGLSSVTSGHTTFLHDGRARSITEAILWHDGEAKDAKDDFKALSTADREALLDFLNAL
- a CDS encoding imelysin family protein, which encodes MKKFNPFLFLTGLLALFIVACSDDDDVADVGERDEKITQMITDYTNKTVITTYGNMATNAIQLVDVIQGFNSELTDDEVVAAAEAWKDTREYWEKSEAFLFGPAAFNNLDPLLDSWPLDKDQLDQVLADVEDETISMNSDYVRNSLGASLRGFHAVEYLLFRNGGPRAAASFSAAELTYLEAVAQVLAEDCITLEAWWNGSDNLTSQKQSLLEAAEIEVGDAFGNELINAGLSGSRYVSQYAALEEIIQGAMDIADEVGNAKIADPVESGNVLDVESWYSWNSLTDFKNNIQSIENVYMGGLEIDRGSSLSDIVKEKSADLDAEVKANIAAAKTEISNIGEPFRNNLSNQVATDAATGACNDLFDSLKKVKDALTK